A single Anopheles maculipalpis chromosome 3RL, idAnoMacuDA_375_x, whole genome shotgun sequence DNA region contains:
- the LOC126561360 gene encoding protein suppressor 2 of zeste — protein MTSAAAMISGNGGGGGGGGTGEGDTAIRPSLKDSRTSLVPTPDAGSVGRSSTRSPSALSYSSTSPALPMAGMMMHEPERIRMRGTVAGSNRRRVKDFNDSITCTLCNGYLVEATSVNDCLHSFCRSCIVKYLECNKYCPRCKSYNSKPITVTNLRPDRTLSALVYKLVPGLHKAENQRIVQFYASISSSIVPSEEDTDPATGQGTFQLLDDQNFFSPDEPISLSLEYHYETLAELSRSSAPLPITYLQCPAAVTVHHLYKFILTKNGLQVGADNIRVDIIYEEEILPHDFTLMDVAYCYDYKRIAPMRFFYRILIHSTAKLAATASAYHRVEGQDKNSTNSSNSGTSPNTSKPGSKSSATSSSSSSSTPTVKTTPVTDGQRPNSTKTKAGQGQGTGGGKPTQPCRAPREDAANNSAPMAAVNGHHHRTKSSTAKMTPATTSSEVNRSATKTSAPVAVTSSASSGLKVVLVPPKAKPEPSAADAKRSPPPLKAIQAAAAAVNGGATAKQSDLKSKEPQISKGKEETASNLEGEKSSPNSTLKCYVNLKTQTVVGPPATENAHQKPAAESESRKQSQAEIPRLKIDLKAKLSIPREKNPNLSPPSSSSSSAATSPSSATSATSSTGKSPVWPMGKEEYAKTIGLKPVYASTVPEVPEANESGSHSSSHRKRKKGKHSKEAGSSGKRRKLHAEISSQHDESLKMKVKLTEKPPKHERLKSSGNEEEVVQPKSPPAPAVVPEPVPSPPKPSKVIDITKDDDEVKFVNEQKLTQVKSSPPVTPKELPLSVPVPASSASSKEKLNEMRSVRHKPMVYIPNLDRSLSADSASSGSSINSLLESVGAKTSLLKPTPALIPTSTAASGMAGKSQPRAAILSRPMPSCPPLAYPIASSPVTSSTTGSIRTMAAPPAIKRSISTDSNGNGSAAKVPRLEPPALMPPVSLLPAKHPAPIQAPMFNFAKGANRAKAAQQAAGMAPTQPDHIPYRSPISASYTKEIPSTKKPLPGLLLPPATVSVTKMTEIATSATLSPSPVHENSRPAVEFLRISANAPVADKPTLAPFTTPKMNTKTTRPPPATIPLIKIKNPAGTNGNETMQSPGTPPSMTPLSPHMRPKGPVRSSSDPTTGSNAKILDLSGSGGSGGRRLSDDVIILDHSPAKSSRIVDSNRAKPAPAGNFSSVKRTPDMMSFSPPTSTTTLLSQGVSPVQKTLAPLPKLTEINRHRSLTVRQPNASIRSIPNPSALAFRGSQTSVATTVSSSSHTSSTAGMLKVGFSSSPSQHAVGSNRTNGNTSGASMTSSSTSVKPSVSLSNGSAAARSMMGISSGGSGAAVKSSNGSGEQKPPAPHNGANGNTFHSSNNNNNSKVANANAGFGPAKKTIEKVAAVLKAAAATADTTSSQRSTSTTATTSTTASHGASALCTRFDVERRAIPQKEDKPTAQPDSTIVTSVTTASITSVTGTNGSSRTSPASMVHVE, from the exons ATGACAAGTGCTGCAGCCATGATAAGCggcaacggtggtggtggtggtgggggagGCACAGGCGAGGGTGATACCGCCATTCGCCCTAGTCTGAAAGATTCCCGGACGAGCCTCGTGCCAACGCCGGACGCCGGCAGCGTAGGGCGCAGCAGTACGCGATCACCCTCGGCTTTGTCCTACTCGTCGACGTCGCCCGCCCTgccgatggccggcatgatgaTGCACGAGCCGGAACGCATCCGAATGCGCGGTACGGTTGCGGGCAGCAACCGGCGGCGCGTCAAGGACTTCAACGACAGCATAACTTGCACCCTCTGCAATGGCTACCTGGTCGAGGCCACCAGCGTCAACGACTGTTTGCATTCAT TTTGCCGATCGTGCATCGTAAAGTACCTCGAGTGCAACAAGTACTGTCCCCGCTGCAAGTCGTACAACAGCAAACCGATTACGGTCACCAATTTAAG GCCGGATCGAACACTAAGCGCACTGGTGTACAAGCTGGTGCCGGGATTGCACAAAGCCGAAAACCAAAGAATAGTTCAGTTCTATGCATCGATTTCGAGCAGCATCGTCCCGTCGGAGGAGGATACCGATCCAGCCACCGGGCAGGGCACGTTTCAGCTGCTCGACGATCAAAACTTCTTCTCCCCGGATGAACCAATCAG CCTTTCGCTGGAGTATCATTATGAAACGTTGGCCGAGCTTAGCCGGTCCAGTGCACCGCTTCCCATCACCTATCTGCAGTGTCCGGCGGCCGTCACCGTGCACCATCTGTACAAATTTATCCTCACGAAGAACGGGCTGCAGGTCGGCGCGGACAACATTCGGGTGGACATCATCTACGAGGAGGAGATTCTGCCGCACGATTTCACGCTGATGGatgtggcgtactgttacgaCTACAAGCGG ATAGCACCGATGCGGTTTTTCTATCGCATACTCATCCACTCGACCGCAAAGTTGGCAGCGACCGCGAGCGCATACCATCGCGTCGAGGGACAGGACAAAAATAGCACCAATAGCAGTAACAGTGGTACCAGCCCCAACACTAGCAAACCTGGCAGCAAGAGTTCCGcaactagcagcagcagcagcagtagcacacCAACGGTGAAAACCACCCCAGTCACCGATGGTCAGCGGCCAAACAGCACGAAAACGAAAGCGGGCCAGGGACAGGGCACGGGTGGCGGCAAACCGACCCAGCCGTGCCGTGCCCCACGGGAAGATGCCGCTAATAATAGTGCGCCGATGGCCGCCGTTAacggtcatcatcatcgtacgaAATCATCCACTGCGAAGATGACGCCGGCAACGACCTCGAGCGAAGTGAATCGAAGTGCCACCAAAACATCCGCACCGGTCGCAGTCACCAGCTCTGCCTCGAGCGGGTTGAAAGTGGTGCTGGTACCACCCAAAGCCAAACCCGAACCGAGCGCCGCTGATGCGAAACGAAGTCCACCACCGCTGAAAGCAATACAGGCAGCCGCTGCCGCAGTGAATGGTGGGGCCACAGCGAAGCAATCTGACCTCAAGTCAAAGGAACCGCAAATTAGCAAAGGCAAGGAAGAGACTGCGTCGAACCTGGAGGGTGAAAAATCCTCTCCAAACTCGACACTGAAATGCTACGTGAACCTTAAAACGCAAACCGTCGTTGGACCACCGGCGACGGAAAATGCCCACCAGAAGCCGGCTGCCGAGAGCGAATCTCGGAAACAATCTCAGGCAGAGATTCCCCGATTAAAGATCGATCTGAAAGCAAAGTTAAGCATTCCGCGAGAAAAGAATCCCAACTTAAGTccaccgagcagcagcagctcatcGGCGGCCACATCTCCATCATCCGCAACTTCGGCCACAAGTTCCACCGGCAAGAGTCCCGTCTGGCCGATGGGCAAGGAAGAGTACGCGAAAACGATCGGTTTGAAGCCGGTGTACGCTTCGACCGTTCCGGAGGTGCCGGAAGCGAACGAGTCCGGTTCCCATTCTTCTTCTCACCGGAAGcgcaagaaaggaaaacactcGAAGGAAGCCGGCAGTAGCGGAAAGCGGAGGAAACTGCATGCGGAAATTTCCTCGCAGCATGATGAGAGTTTGAAGATGAAGGTGAAGCTTACCGAGAAACCACCCAAACACGAGCGGCTCAAGTCGTCCGGTAATGAGGAGGAAGTTGTGCAGCCGAAATCACCTCCAGCTCCAGCAGTGGTCCCGGAACCGGTTCCAAGTCCTCCGAAGCCATCGAAAGTTATCGATATCacgaaggatgatgatgaggtgaAGTTTGTTAACGAGCAGAAGTTGACGCAGGTGAAGAGTTCCCCGCCAGTTACACCCAAAGAGCTACCGTTAAGCGTCCCAGTTCCGGCTTCGTCCGCTTCCTCCAAGGAAAAGTTGAACGAGATGCGCAGCGTGCGTCACAAGCCGATGGTTTACATCCCTAACTTGGACAGAAGTCTCTCCGCAGATTCGGCCAGTTCGGGATCGTCCATCAACTCACTCCTTGAGAGCGTGGGAGCGAAGACTTCGCTGCTGAAACCAACTCCTGCTCTAATACCTACCTCAACGGCTGCGTCAGGAATGGCCGGAAAGTCACAACCACGTGCGGCTATTCTTTCGCGTCCAATGCCATCCTGTCCACCGCTAGCCTACCCAATCGCTAGTTCCCCCGTGACGAGCTCCACCACTGGATCCATCCGAACAATGGCCGCTCCTCCAGCAATCAAACGATCCATCAGCACGGACAGTAACGGTAACGGTAGTGCGGCGAAGGTCCCTCGACTTGAGCCACCTGCTCTTATGCCTCCGGTATCGCTACTGCCCGCCAAACATCCAGCCCCAATTCAAGCGCCAATGTTTAACTTTGCCAAAGGAGCCAACCGTGCCAAAGCAGCGCAGCAAGCCGCAGGAATGGCTCCAACCCAACCGGATCACATTCCGTACCGTTCTCCAATCAGTGCGTCCTACACGAAGGAGATTCCGTCGACGAAGAAACCTCTTCCGGGTTTGCTTCTCCCTCCCGCGACTGTTAGCGTTACGAAAATGACCGAAATAGCCACCTCGGCCACCTTGTCACCATCGCCAGTGCATGAGAATAGTCGCCCGGCTGTTGAGTTTCTTCGCATATCAGCAAACGCACCCGTAGCTGATAAGCCCACCCTGGCACCGTTTACCACGCCCAAGATGAACACGAAAACTACGCGACCTCCACCGGCTACCATTCCGCTGATCAAGATCAAAAACCCGGCGGGAACTAATGGTAACGAGACGATGCAAAGCCCTGGAACTCCTCCAAGTATGACTCCACTTTCACCCCATATGCGCCCCAAGGGACCGGTTCGATCATCTTCCGATCCCACGACGGGTAGTAATGCCAAAATTCTGGATCTCTCTGGCAGTGGTGGTTCAGGTGGACGTCGACTATCCGACGATGTCATCATTCTGGATCACAGTCCTGCAAAAAGCTCAAGAATCGTCGACAGTAATCGCGCCAAACCTGCACCTGCAGGCAACTTCTCCTCTGTCAAACGAACGCCCGATATGATGAGCTTCTCACCGCCAACAAGCACAACCACGCTTCTATCTCAGGGTGTATCGCCTGTTCAAAAAACGCTCGCTCCACTCCCGAAGCTGACGGAGATCAATCGCCATCGGAGTTTAACAGTGCGACAACCAAACGCTTCCATCCGTAGCATTCCCAACCCTTCGGCGCTGGCTTTCCGAGGCTCGCAGACCAGTGTCGCAACAACCGTTTCGAGCTCTTCTCACACCTCCTCAACGGCCGGTATGCTAAAGGTAGGGTTCTCCAGTTCCCCATCACAACACGCTGTCGGTAGCAATCGTACCAACGGTAACACCTCCGGCGCATCGATGACATCTTCATCGACATCCGTCAAACCTAGCGTGTCGCTTAGCAAcggatcagcagcagcaagatcaATGATGGGAATCTCCTCGGGCGGTAGTGGTGCTGCTGTCAAAAGCTCCAACGGTAGTGGTGAACAAAAGCCACCGGCACCACACAATGGTGCGAACGGGAACACCtttcacagcagcaacaacaacaacaacagtaaagtTGCCAACGCCAACGCTGGGTTCGGTCCTGCGAAGAAAACGATCGAAAAGGTAGCAGCCGTGTTGAAAGCCGCCGCAGCCACTGCCGACACAACATCGTCCCAGCGTAGCACGTCGACAACCGCGACAACGTCAACCACCGCTAGCCACGGTGCCAGTGCGCTGTGTACGCGCTTTGATGTGGAACGCAGAGCGATACCGCAAAAGGAAGACAAACCAACCGCCCAACCGGATAGCACGATCGTTACGAGCGTTACCACAGCATCCATTACAAGCGTTACCGGTACGAATGGCAGTTCACGCACCAGTCCGGCAAGTATGGTGCACGTTGAGTAA